In the Saccharococcus thermophilus genome, CCGTTGTCCAACAATAATTTTAAGCGGTCACGGACAAACAGTTTCCCTTGCGCGGCGTTTTTCTCGTGATATTTTGGAGCTCCTCCTTGTTCGATTTTCTTGATTCGTTCCGTCAATTGCTCTGTAAGTGTTTTGTTTTGCTTGTTCATCACATCGTTTGTTTGCATGTGCCTTCCCCCTATTCCCCTTTGTAGACCGGTTTTCGTTTTTCTTTAAACGCCTGTAGTCCTTCGAGACGGTCTTTTGTTGGAATCGTGATGTCATATGCCATTTGTTCAATGCGCAATCCTGTCGCTAAATCAACATCTAAACCGCGGTTGATCGCAATTTTCGCTTGCATGACGGCGATTGGCGCATTCACTACGATTTGTTCGGCGATTTCCATCGCCTTTTCCATCAGTTGCTCGCGCGGTACAACGTATTCAACAAGACCGATTTGTTCCGCTTCTTTAGCGGTAATGCGTTTTGCTGTAAAAATTAATTCTTTCGCCTTCCCTTTTCCGATTAGGCGCGGAAGCCGCTGCGTCCCTCCCGCTCCCGGAATGATTCCAAGCGACGTTTCCGTAAGACCAAGCTGCGCCGTGTCTGCAGCAACGCGAATATCGCAAGCAAGTGCAAGCTCAAGCCCTCCGCCAAACGCGGAACCATTTAGCGCGCAAATCACCGGCTGCGGGAGCTGTTCTACTTGATTAATTGTCTCTCGAATCAGCGTCACCGTTTTGCGTACTTCCGTTTCGTTCATACCGGCGCGCTCTTTTAAATCAGCTCCAGCGCAAAATACTTTTTCGCCTGCTCCGGTAAAAATGACGACGCGGACGTCCCGACGGAAAGCGAGGTCGTAAAGAAGATGCGATAATTCATATAGCAATTCCGTCGATAGCGCGTTTGCCGATTCAGGACGGTTTAACGTAATGATCGCAATCCCGTTTTCCAATGCCGTGTATTGAACAAGTTCTGACATATATGTTGTCCCCCTTTTACGTAGAAATCGTTTGCAAGTAACGGCTTGAAAGCGGGCGGCCGATTTTCTCTTGAATGAACAGCGCTGCTTCCATAAGACGCTGGACATCAATTCCCGTGGCAATGCCCATGCCGTGAAGCATATAGACTAAATCGTCGGTCGCCACATTTCCTGATGCGCCCGGTGCATACGGACATCCTCCTAACCCGCCGAGAGAGCTATCAAAAGTGGTAATCCCCATCTCGAGCGAAATAAGGATATTCGCTAGCGCCGTGCCGCGCGTATCATGAAAATGCATCGCGAGCTTTTCCTTTGGGAACCGCTTTAAGACGATTTCAAGCAGCTCTTGTACTTGCTTTGGCGTAGCGACACCAATGGTATCGCCCAAAGAAAGCTCGTCAATTCCCATGTCAAACAAACGTTCAGAAACGCGAATGACTTGTTCGACAGATACGCTTCCTTCATACGGACAGCCAAATACGGTCGATACGTAGCCGCGTACGGTTTTCCCTTCTTGTTTTGCTGCTCGAACCACTTCTTCTAGCACCGGAAACGTTTCTTCAATCGATTTATTAATATTTTTGCGGTTATGCGTTTCGCTCGCCGACATAAAAACCGCGACCTCATCCACTTGTGCCGTCAGCGCTTTTTCCAATCCTTTTTGATTTGGAACGAGTGCGGCGTACGTCACGCCGGGTACCCGTTCAATTCTCGTCGCTACTTCCAACGCATCCGAAAGTTGCGGAATCCATTTTGGATGGACAAAAGAAGTAATCTCAATATACGTTAAGCCTGTTTTCGACAGTTTATTGATCCAGGCAATTTTATCTTCTGTCGCGATTTGTGTTTTTTCATTTTGCAGTCCGTCGCGCGGGCCGACTTCTTTAATGGTGACATGTGTTGGCCATTTGCCCATTTCTCTCACCTCTTATTCTAATTCGAGCAGCACGTCGCCCTCGTTCACAAAATCCCCTTCTTGTACATAGATTTGTTTGACAACTCCCGAAGACTCCGCCGCAATCGGGATTTCCATTTTCATGGACTCTAAAATGACCACATCTTGCCCTTCTTCCACTTGATCTCCTACCGCGACAAAAATTTTCCATACACTTCCTGCCATTGATGCGACTACTTGACTCATTGTTTTCTTCCCCCATTTCTTCTTATTTTGTCGTTGTGGTTTGCAAGTACTTTTCTACAAAATTGGTTGTTGTGTCTCCCGCTTGGAACGCAGGATGGGAAAGCACCTCTTTTAGCATCGGGATGTTTGTTTTAATTCCTTCAATTTGATAGTTCTCTAGCGCCGCAAGCATACGTTTGATCGCTTCTTGGCGGTCGTTTCCTTTCGTAATCAGTTTGGCGATCATCGGATCGTAAAACGGTGTGACCGTCATGCCGCTTTGCACCGCCGTTTCATTGCGCACGTATTCACTTTGCGGCAGCCCAAAGGCCGTGATTTTCCCCGGCGATGGAAAAAATGTTTTCGGATCTTCGGCGTAGATGCGCACTTCAATCGCATGGCCTTCGCGGCGGATATCTTCCTGCCGATAGCGAAGCGGCTCGCCAGTGGCGACGCGCAGTTGTTCTTCGACTAAATCGAGCCCGGTAATTTCTTCGGTAACTGGATGCTCGACTTGCAGCCGTGTATTCATTTCGAGAAAATAAAAGTTTTTCTGTTCATCGACTAAAAATTCAATCGTTCCGGCATTCGTATAGCCGATATGTTTGGCAGCCTTGACGGCGGCTTCCCCCATTTTCCGCCGCGTCTCTTCATCTAAAAACGGCGACGGCGCCTCTTCGACGACTTTTTGGTGGCGGCGCTGAATCGAACATTCCCGTTCCCACAAATAAATGCAGTTCCCATGTTCGTCAGCGAGAAGCTGGATTTCGATATGGCGAGGATTAGCGATATATTTTTCTAAATACATCGCCCCGTCTCCGAAGAACGAAGCAGCGCGTTTTTGGTTTCCTTCAAACGCTTTACGGAGCTCTTCTTCATTGCGTACGATTTGCATGCCGATGCCGCCGCCGCCTGCCGAAGCTTTTAACATAATTGGATAGCCAATCGCTTCAGCGGTTTTTACCGCTTCCTCGACATCTTGAAGCGGGAAGGCGATGCCGGGAACGATCGGCACTCCAGCCGTTTCCATCGTCTTTCTTGCTTCAATTTTGCTTCCCATTTTCGCGATTACGCCCGCTTTCGGCCCGATAAAAACGATTCCTTCTTCTTCACAACGGCGGGCAAATTGTGGATTTTCGGATAATAATCCGTAGCCCGGATGGATGGCCTCCGCGTTTGCCGCCTTCGCCACTTCAATAATTTTTTCGATATTTAAATAGCTTTCGCTCACGCGCGGCTTGCCGATCAAATAGGCCTCATCCGCCAGCTTGACGTGAAGCGAATCGGCATCTGCTTCCGAATAGACGGCAACTGTTTGAATTCCTAATTTTTTACACGTACGAATGATACGCACCGCAATTTCCCCACGATTGGCGATTAATACTTTCGAAAACATCGCATTCACCCTTTGCGTCATTGTTTTATCGCCAAGCGGAGCTTCAAGGACGAAGCACCGCTTGGCGACGACTATTTAATGGTTAGGCCGAGACGTTGTTTCGCCATCTCCCGCAATCTGAATTTTTGGATTTTTCCAGAAGCTGTCATTGGAAACGAGTCAGTAAATTCGATATAGCGCGGAATTTTATGGCGCGAAATTTTCCCGCGGCAAAACTCGCGAATTTCTTCCGCCGTCGCTGTTTCTCCTTCTTTCAGGATAATCCAGGCCATCACTTCCTCGCCGTATTTTTCATCAGGAATGCCGACGACTTGAACATCGAAAATTTTTGGATGTTTGTATAAAAACTCTTCGATTTCGCGCGGATAAATGTTTTCGCCACCACGAATAATCATGTCTTTCAAACGTCCGGTGATACGGCAATATCCGTTTTCATCCATCGTAGCCAGATCGCCGGTATGCAGCCAGCCATCTTCATCAATGGCTTCTTTTGTCGCGTCCGGATTTTTGTAATAGCCTTTCATCACATGGTAACCGCGCGTGCATAATTCCCCTTGCACACCTGGCGGCACTTCTTTATTCGTGCCCGGCTCGACGATTTTCACTTCGACATTTGGCAGCGCGCGACCAACCGTTTCCACGCGCAAATGAATCGGATCATTCGTTCTTGTCTGTGTAATCACCGGCGATGATTCCGTCTGACCGTAAGCAATCGTAACTCACATTTCGCACCCTAACAAGGTCAAAACAAAGGATTTTTTATTTAGTTTTTCAGAATAACTTTTTGACCAACACAACGAGCGATGGCAATCCTTTTTTTACCATCGCTGGTCGTTCCGTATCACGTTACACGTAGATGCTCTCATCCATGCCCAATCCCTGCAGAATCCTTCGCTGATCAGGGGTAAGGGAGCGATCCAGTGAGCGTTGGATGCGCCCATCCGGCAGCTTGAACAGGACGACGTTCACATATTGAAACAGCTGAAAAATCGCCTGTCCCGTCGGCCGGGTCAGCTTGCGGCCTCCAGGACCCTTCAACGGGTGTTCTGGAGTAATAAACTGACGCACTCGGCGCTGAAAAACGCGGTAAATAGCCAAGGCCAACAGAAACAAATAGCCTAATACTGCGACCCGTTCTGGTTTTTTGACGTAAATCTCATCCGTGAAAAACGGATCTTTCAAAAAAGCGAAGTTCATTTCCACCGAGATCTGCCCTTTATACAGCTTCAAGATCTCTTGGGCATCCATGGGTTGGCCCTTCCATTCCTTCGGAACGGTCGTGACAAGGACAAACCGGGACGCTTTCCGTCTCGCCTGTTCCCACGCGTCTTGGTCGAATTCGACGTCAAGGTGCAAGAAATACAGCGTCTCCACCTCGGGTTCCGCCCCTTTTTTCGGCCGTCCGCGCCGTTTTTTCAGGCGTACGATCTCTTCGACCGCGGCCTCAACCCGATGAAACCGGGGGCGAAGGGACGCCTTGAGGGACGCCAAGGCTTGTTCGGCATCTTCCCGGCAGGAGAAGGGGTGACGCTCCCAACGGGCTTGTTCCTCGCGAAGAAGCTCCGCTTCTTTGGTTCGTTCTTTTTCAAGCGTCTTTCCTTTTCGCTGGTCGAGCGCGCTCGATTCAACAACGATCAGCCGAACGGGGTGGCCTTCATACGTCGAGGCCGTTTCCCATACCCGGTACGTGGCGCCGTTTCTCTCCGCCAACGTAAAGGGATCGCTCCACGTCGTGTCCTCAGCATCCGCTTCGGCCAGCGCGGTTTTCACGATCCGGAGCGACGAAGGGCCTCTGGTGATCAAAAAGGCGTTGGCCGCTTTGGTTTGCGCCAGGGTCTCTTTCGTCATCGCGGCGGAATCGGCCACGTAAATCCATTCGTCTTCGATTTTGGCCTGCTTCAGCTGTTCATGGACACGAGACAGCACCTCGGGATTCCATGTTTTATCGGGCAGGTTGCCATCGTGCACATCGCCGTAAAACGGGATGCCGTCCTCGTTGCCGACCAGTCCGAAACCGATCTGTTTTTGCCAACGATGATGGCGGTTGTAGCCATGTGTGATTTGTAAGGCCTCTAACGAGGCCGATTCATACGCGCCGTAAACGGTCTTGTCCGTCGTATCGGCGTGGAAGGCTCGGAGGGAAAGGCCTTCTTTTCGATAAATATGAATCAAGCAAGTGCTGATGACGTTGTGAATGCCAGCCTCATACAGGCGATCGAGATGACGGGCCAACGCATCGTCGTTCAACCAGGAAGGATGGAGATCGGGACGGATGAGTTTCTCACAATCGACCTCCTGAGCCCAATGTTCCAAGTGAACAAGGGCTTGCCGGCCGTCAAACACATTGTAGAGGATGGCCTGAACGGCATCGCTGACTCGCGTTTGGCACTGCGGATCGACGGGCACGAGATGGTCAATCAATTGAGGCAGACCCAGTTTCTTGAATAGGGCACTTATTATATTCAAATAAGAATTGCGATAGACCTTTTTGACTTGAACGTTCATAAGTGAAAAACTCCTTTACGTTCCTTGTGTGTCAAGGATTCATTCGACATCGGAACGAAAAAATCCTCCCGATTTTCGTCGAGAGGGTGCGAAATGTGAGTCGTAATCTCTTTTATTCCCATTTTCTCGATAACCGCTTTCATTACTTCAATTGGGCAAGGAGATCCGGCCATAATTCCCTTGCGAAGCGTTGATAAATCATATTTTTCAAAATCAGGTTCGTTCAATTCGGCAATAAACATCGTCGGCACCCCATGCAAGGCCGTGCATCTTTCCGCTTGCACGGTTTGCAGCACTTGTTTCGGGTTAAATTCCTGCACCGGCACCATCGTCGCTCCAACTGTGGCGCATGCCAATGTGCTCATCACGCAGCCGAAGCAATGGAAGAACGGCACCGGGATACAGAGGCGGTCATTTTTCGTGAGGTTCATGCATTGCGCAACTTGATGGGCATTGTTGACAATATTGTAGTGGGTGAGCATCACGCCTTTTGGGAATCCTGTCGTTCCCGAGGTGTACTGCATGTTGATGACGTCATGCGGATCGAGCGAATTCATCCGTTCATCGAGCTGTTCTTCCGTCACATCGTGCGCCATCGCCAAAATGTCGTTCCACGTAAACATCCCCGGATAGCGTTTCTCCCCAATGAACACGACATTTTTCAATTTTGGCAAACGCTTGGACTGAAGCTTTCCGGGCTCGCATGTACGCAGTTCCGGAACAATCTCATAAAGAATGTCGACGTAAGAAGAGTCGCGATATCGTTCGATTAAAAAGAGAGTGGTAGAATCGGATTGTTTTAATAAATACTCTAATTCTGCGGCACGGTAGTTCGTATTGACCGTGACAAGCACCGCTCCCATTTTCCCTGTCGCAAATTGGCATGCGATCCATTCCGGCACATTGGTCGCCCAAATCGCCACATTTTCTCCTTTTTCAATGCCAAGCCGCATCAACCCGCGCGCTACTAAACGGCAATAGTCATCGAATTGCTTATACGTCATTCGCAAGCCGCGGTCTGCGTACACGACCGCCTCTTGATCTGGATGCAACCTCGCTTTTTCCTCCAGCAACTTCCCCACTGTGACCGTCAACATAAACCGTCTCCTCCCCTTTGTCCAAATTCATTCCTAACTATATGCGCATTCCCTGATATTTAGCATCCTAGTTGACGGGCAATCACAAGGCGTTGAACTTCTGACGTACCTTCTCCGATTTCCATCAGTTTGATGTCGCGTAAATGGCGTTCGACTCCATACTCTTTCATATAGCCATAGCCGCCGTGAATTTGAATCGCTTGGTTGCAGACACGGAAGCCCATTTCCGAAGCGAACAGTTTTGCGAATGATGCTTCTTTTGTAAACGGTTTTCCTTGATCTTTTAGCCATGCTGCTTTATACACCATATTGCGGGCAAGCTCAATTTCCATCGCCATATCGGCAAGCTTAAATTGGATCGCTTGAAATTTTGAAATAGTCTGACCAAATTGGACGCGCTCCTTCGCATATTGAAGCGCTTTCTCAAACGCTGCCTGCGCAATGCCGACCGCCAGTGCGGCAATGGAAATGCGGCCCCCGTCAAGCGTGTACAAAAACTGTTTAAACCCTTTTTGCGGATCGCCAAGCACGTTTTCTTTCGGCACACGGACGTTTTCAAACACAAGCTCACACGTATTGGAAGCTCGGACGCCCATTTTATCGTAGTTCGAACGGATCGTAAACCCTGGCGTATCGGTTGGAACGATAATGGCGGAAATAATATTTTTGCCGCGTTCATCTTTTCCCGTCACCGCTGTGACAATGACCTGTCTGGAATATTGGGCGTTAGTAATCCAGCACTTTTCACCATTAATGACATATTCGTCGCCATCCAATACCGCAGTGGTGCGCGTGCCGCCCGCGTCAGACCCGGCGTTCGGCTCCGTCAAACCAAACGCTCCCAACGTTTCGCCTTTTGCCATCGGCACAAGCCACTTTTGCTTTTGTTCTTCCGTGCCGAAATAATAAATCGGGCTTGCGCCTAAGGAAACGGCAGCAGCATAGCTTAATCCCGTGCCGCCACAAGCGCGGCCGATTTCTTCGACGGCGATGGCATAAGAAATCGTATCTCCGCCTGAGCCGCCATACTTCTCTGGAAAAGGAATGCCTAAAAGCCCTAATTCGCCCATCTTTTTAAACACTTCGACAGGGAAATACGCTTCTTCATCCCATTTCGCCGCGTATGGCGCAATTTCCTTCTCGGCAAAGTCACGAACCATCTCTTTAATCATCTGCTGCTCTTTTGTTAATTCGAAATTCATTCTCTCTCCCCCATTAGATTTATCATTTATCTTAAAACCGACTAGTCGGTTTTAACGTTAGCAATAGAAACAGTTGTTAACTATCTCTGCTTCCGTTTAGACCGACCAGTTGGTTTCTTTACAAAATACATATTATTTTTCCTCCGAAAACGTATGAAACAAAGACGGAAGCAAAAATTGAGAAATGGACGCTTTTTCCTTCATTTCTTCCCGCAGCACGGCATGCAAAATAAAGTCGGCAAAATATTTCGCGATTTGTTCGATCGAAAGCGGGCCTTCCGGGTTATACCATTTATACGTCCAGTTGACCATGCCGATAATCGACATGCCAGTAATTTCTACGGATAGTTCAGGACGGAATTCTCCCGCTTCGATCCCCTCACGGATGACGCGAAAAATGACTTGTTTGAACTCATCGCGTTTTCGGTTGATCTTTTCCGAGTATTCCGGCTTTAAATATGTGCTTTCCTGATAAAAAACGGTAATGTGAGGCTTATATAAATGAAACACTTTAACAAACGACTGGATAATAGCATATAAGCGCTCTGTTGGAGTGGTGTAATTTTCATACGCTTCCTGGGCCTTATTCAAGACATACGTAATAAATACGTCATGAATGTGATAAAGCAGCTCGTCTTTTGACTTAAAGTTGTGGTAAAAGCCGCCTTTTGACGTATCGCTTTCTGTCACAATGCGGTCAACGGTCACACCATGATACCCATATTTTTCAAAAAGGTGAAGAGCGGTGTCAATAATTCGGTCTTTCAGTGGTTTTTCTGCCATGGAAAATCTCCTTTGCTTTTATGTTACCATCATTTTCTGAAAAATAAAATATTTTTTATTAATTATAAAATACGAAATGGTTGCCGGAAATGTCAACTATCGTTTATCATCAATCATGTAATGAAAAAGAAAGGAACGATACGATGGCGAAAATATTAGTGTTAAATGGCAGTTCAAGAGAAAACGGAAATACCGAACAGCTGACAGACGTGATGTTGGAAGGCGTTTCTTGCACCCGTATTAACATAAGAGACTTTTTGATTCAGCCGATTGTTGACAAACGCCATGATCCGGCGGGGTTTACGAAAGTGGATGATGATTATGATCGAATCATTGAACTCGTTCGCCAACATGATGTTCTTGTATTTGCGACGCCGATCTATTGGTATGGAATGAGCGGACATATGAAGCAATTTATCGATCGCTGGTCACAAAGTTTACGGGATACGCGATTTTCTTTTAAAGAAGAAATGAAAAAGAAAAAAGGCTTTGTCGTGATTTGCGGCGGCGACGATCCGTATATAAAAGGCCTTCCGCTCATTCAACAGTTTCAGTACATCTTTCAATTTATGGGTCTTGAATACATCGGCTATATGATCGGGGAAGGAAACGCCCCTGGCGATGTACTTCGCGATGAACGAGCAATCGGTCAAGCGAAATACTGGAACCAATTTTTTCGTTCGTTATAAAATTCCCGGCTTTATGCCGGGGAATTGTCCTTTAGCTCCCAGAAAAGCATTGCGTCATCTTGTGCTCTCAATTGAAACCCAGCTTTTTCTAGCACGCGTTTGGAAGCGATATTTTCTT is a window encoding:
- a CDS encoding flavodoxin family protein, whose protein sequence is MAKILVLNGSSRENGNTEQLTDVMLEGVSCTRINIRDFLIQPIVDKRHDPAGFTKVDDDYDRIIELVRQHDVLVFATPIYWYGMSGHMKQFIDRWSQSLRDTRFSFKEEMKKKKGFVVICGGDDPYIKGLPLIQQFQYIFQFMGLEYIGYMIGEGNAPGDVLRDERAIGQAKYWNQFFRSL
- a CDS encoding acyl-CoA dehydrogenase; protein product: MNFELTKEQQMIKEMVRDFAEKEIAPYAAKWDEEAYFPVEVFKKMGELGLLGIPFPEKYGGSGGDTISYAIAVEEIGRACGGTGLSYAAAVSLGASPIYYFGTEEQKQKWLVPMAKGETLGAFGLTEPNAGSDAGGTRTTAVLDGDEYVINGEKCWITNAQYSRQVIVTAVTGKDERGKNIISAIIVPTDTPGFTIRSNYDKMGVRASNTCELVFENVRVPKENVLGDPQKGFKQFLYTLDGGRISIAALAVGIAQAAFEKALQYAKERVQFGQTISKFQAIQFKLADMAMEIELARNMVYKAAWLKDQGKPFTKEASFAKLFASEMGFRVCNQAIQIHGGYGYMKEYGVERHLRDIKLMEIGEGTSEVQRLVIARQLGC
- a CDS encoding IS1634 family transposase, translated to MNVQVKKVYRNSYLNIISALFKKLGLPQLIDHLVPVDPQCQTRVSDAVQAILYNVFDGRQALVHLEHWAQEVDCEKLIRPDLHPSWLNDDALARHLDRLYEAGIHNVISTCLIHIYRKEGLSLRAFHADTTDKTVYGAYESASLEALQITHGYNRHHRWQKQIGFGLVGNEDGIPFYGDVHDGNLPDKTWNPEVLSRVHEQLKQAKIEDEWIYVADSAAMTKETLAQTKAANAFLITRGPSSLRIVKTALAEADAEDTTWSDPFTLAERNGATYRVWETASTYEGHPVRLIVVESSALDQRKGKTLEKERTKEAELLREEQARWERHPFSCREDAEQALASLKASLRPRFHRVEAAVEEIVRLKKRRGRPKKGAEPEVETLYFLHLDVEFDQDAWEQARRKASRFVLVTTVPKEWKGQPMDAQEILKLYKGQISVEMNFAFLKDPFFTDEIYVKKPERVAVLGYLFLLALAIYRVFQRRVRQFITPEHPLKGPGGRKLTRPTGQAIFQLFQYVNVVLFKLPDGRIQRSLDRSLTPDQRRILQGLGMDESIYV
- a CDS encoding hydroxymethylglutaryl-CoA lyase — protein: MGKWPTHVTIKEVGPRDGLQNEKTQIATEDKIAWINKLSKTGLTYIEITSFVHPKWIPQLSDALEVATRIERVPGVTYAALVPNQKGLEKALTAQVDEVAVFMSASETHNRKNINKSIEETFPVLEEVVRAAKQEGKTVRGYVSTVFGCPYEGSVSVEQVIRVSERLFDMGIDELSLGDTIGVATPKQVQELLEIVLKRFPKEKLAMHFHDTRGTALANILISLEMGITTFDSSLGGLGGCPYAPGASGNVATDDLVYMLHGMGIATGIDVQRLMEAALFIQEKIGRPLSSRYLQTIST
- a CDS encoding acetyl-CoA carboxylase biotin carboxyl carrier protein subunit translates to MSQVVASMAGSVWKIFVAVGDQVEEGQDVVILESMKMEIPIAAESSGVVKQIYVQEGDFVNEGDVLLELE
- the accC gene encoding acetyl-CoA carboxylase biotin carboxylase subunit; protein product: MFSKVLIANRGEIAVRIIRTCKKLGIQTVAVYSEADADSLHVKLADEAYLIGKPRVSESYLNIEKIIEVAKAANAEAIHPGYGLLSENPQFARRCEEEGIVFIGPKAGVIAKMGSKIEARKTMETAGVPIVPGIAFPLQDVEEAVKTAEAIGYPIMLKASAGGGGIGMQIVRNEEELRKAFEGNQKRAASFFGDGAMYLEKYIANPRHIEIQLLADEHGNCIYLWERECSIQRRHQKVVEEAPSPFLDEETRRKMGEAAVKAAKHIGYTNAGTIEFLVDEQKNFYFLEMNTRLQVEHPVTEEITGLDLVEEQLRVATGEPLRYRQEDIRREGHAIEVRIYAEDPKTFFPSPGKITAFGLPQSEYVRNETAVQSGMTVTPFYDPMIAKLITKGNDRQEAIKRMLAALENYQIEGIKTNIPMLKEVLSHPAFQAGDTTTNFVEKYLQTTTTK
- a CDS encoding TetR/AcrR family transcriptional regulator; amino-acid sequence: MAEKPLKDRIIDTALHLFEKYGYHGVTVDRIVTESDTSKGGFYHNFKSKDELLYHIHDVFITYVLNKAQEAYENYTTPTERLYAIIQSFVKVFHLYKPHITVFYQESTYLKPEYSEKINRKRDEFKQVIFRVIREGIEAGEFRPELSVEITGMSIIGMVNWTYKWYNPEGPLSIEQIAKYFADFILHAVLREEMKEKASISQFLLPSLFHTFSEEK
- a CDS encoding enoyl-CoA hydratase, with amino-acid sequence MSELVQYTALENGIAIITLNRPESANALSTELLYELSHLLYDLAFRRDVRVVIFTGAGEKVFCAGADLKERAGMNETEVRKTVTLIRETINQVEQLPQPVICALNGSAFGGGLELALACDIRVAADTAQLGLTETSLGIIPGAGGTQRLPRLIGKGKAKELIFTAKRITAKEAEQIGLVEYVVPREQLMEKAMEIAEQIVVNAPIAVMQAKIAINRGLDVDLATGLRIEQMAYDITIPTKDRLEGLQAFKEKRKPVYKGE